Part of the Mycolicibacterium mageritense genome is shown below.
CGGCGTCTTCGGGCTCAAAGGCGGCGTCGGCAAGACAGCGGTGACCGTGGCCCTCGGATCCGTGCTGAGCCAGGTGCGGGGCGACCGGATCCTGGCCATCGACGCCGACCCCGCGGGCGGCAACCTCGCCGACCGTGTCGGCAGGCAATCCGCGGCCACCGTTGCGGATCTGCTGGCGGCAAAGGACCTTTCGCGCTACACCGACGTTCGGGCCTTCACGAGCATGAACGAGTCGAAGCTCGAGGTGCTCGCCGGAGCCGAGTACAGCAGCTCACCCCGCGCGTTCGACGACACGGATTGGATCGCCTCCACGGGCATCGTGTCGCAGCACTACAACGTGGTGCTCGCCGATTGCGCGGCCGACATGTTCACCCCTGCGGCCCGCGGTGTGCTGGAGACGGTGTGCAGTGGCGTCATCGTGGCGAACGCGACGATCGACGGGGCCCGCCAAGCCGCGGTGACCCTCGACTGGTTGCGGCAGAACGGGCGGCACGATCTGTTGAGCCGGTCATGTGTCGTGGTCAACCACGTCGGGTCGGCCAAGCCCAACGTCGACATCGGTGACCTGGTGCATCAGTTCCAGAAGCATGTCGCGCCCGGGCGCGTGTTCGTGCTGCCGTGGGACAAGCACATCGCCGCGGGTACCGACATCCACCTCGACCTGCTGCGCCCGAAGTTCCGGCGGCGCGTTCTCGAGCTCGCCGCGGCGCTGTCCGAAGACTTCGAGACCCCGTTGGTCAACTGACCGATACGTGCTCCAACTCGCGTGCCACCGCGGCGTGGTACTTGTCGATGTTGGCCGGGTTGACCACCCGGAACAGCGCGTCCGGCAGCGGTGCGTCTCTGTACGCCTCGATCGTCATGGTCCGACGGAACAGCGTGACCTCGGCACCCGGTCGCGTGAACCGGTATTCCACGGTGATCCGGCCGGGCAGACCACCGTTGCCGTCCGCGTCATGTCCGAGGTTGCCCACCGAACTGAACACCCACACGCGCGGCCGCGTCGCAATGGCCAACTGCCATGTGTAGACGTGCGAACCGTCGGGCCCGGCCTCGGTCCAGGTGTCACCCACCTGCAGCGGCAGCCGGCCGGGCAGGTCGCCTACCCGGCCGCTGCCCGGGTAGGTCTTGGTCCAGTTGGCCGGATTGGTGACGAAATCGTAGACAGTCTCGGCGGATTGGCTGAACGCCGTCTCCGAGCTGGTGGTCACGATGCCCAATGGTGGTCACCTTTCTGATCGTCACAGGAGCCGGGCAACTCCGCGTGCACGTGCACCCGGGTGGCGTCGAAACTCAGAAATCCCTTGATGGGCAAGGATTCCGGCGGGGGTTCGGGGTAGCTCCAAGCGATGTCCTCGACCACGGTATCGCCGATGACGGCCGACCAGTAGGTCGCGGTGCCCTTGTAGTTGCAGTACGTGGTGGTCGCGCTGCGCCGCAACAGGTCGGTGCGCACGGCCGTGGGCTCGACGTAGAGCCGTGGCTCGAGCGCGGTCTCGAACACGATCACGGTGTCATCGGTGTCCGCCAGCACGGTGTCGGCGACCCACACGCGCAGACCGCGTCGTGTCGGCCGGCAGTCGACGCGGTGATAGGGATTGGGCGGGTAGTGCACCAGCCGGCGGCCCTCCTCGACCCATGCGTCGACCGCGTCCCACGGCACCGAGACATAACCCTCGGCCTCGGATACCGGCTCACACGGCAGACCGTCGACCTCGTCGCGGGGAAACGCATAGCTCAATGGATGTCCCGGCCGGTGCACCAACAGCGCACGTTCGGTGTCCAGCTTTCGGGTGTTTCCGACGAATGCCTCGATCCGGCGGGGGTGCGGCTCGACATATACGACGACACCGTCGATCGGCGGAGTGAACCAACCGGCCGGTCGTGGACCGAGCGGCCCGCTACCCGCCACGAGAGTCATTGCGGCTCCTCCTCTTTGGCGGCACGACTCGGCGATGACCCGAGTGCCCGCACCGGCGTGTGCGGACACCGTCGCGCCACAATAGGAGCTTTACAGATTGATGGATAAATGTCACGCTGTTGAGTGATACGCGCCATACCGGAGGGTGACGAGATGACGGTGACCAGATCGAGGCTCGACCGCCTGCCCGTCCGATCTGCCGAATCAACGCCCCGTGAATTGGATTGGACCCGTATGTCTCCTCAGCCTGCCCCCAGCACCGTGTCCTTCGTCCGGCCGCGCTCCGAGGCGGTGCTGTGCTACGAACTGAACGTCGTGGCGTCCACCACTGCGGCCGTGGTATCCGGACTCGGGGGTTGGCTCTTCGACCGGCGCATGGCCGGCTGGGGCGTCGGTGTCGCGTTGACCGATCGGGGCGACGACCGCGCGTTGCGGATTCTCGGCGCGAAAGTCGTTGAGCTGAGCGGCGTATGGGGATCCGGGCCCGGTGACGCCGAACGCGTGGCGTTGACCGTCGTCGCGACGGACCGGTTCGAATCCGATGGGGCCGTGCGGAGTCGGGGGCTCGACGCGCTGCACGCAGGCTCCGGGGGCATCGCGTTCTGGGGCCTGGCATGTCCCCGGTCGTTGAGCAGTCAGTTGTACCCGACGCGATACCGTCCGAGCACGGCCGCCCGGGCATTCAAGGCCCATGCCCTTGCCGCAGCGGGATTGCCGATGGCCGGGGCGGACGTGCCGGAGACGGTGTTCCGGTGCGGAACGGCAGCCGGTGCGCTGGACAGCGACCTGGTGCCGGTGTGGTGACACAGCCGAGCGTCTGATCCGCCCGGCGGGGTGCTGAATGTCGCTGTCTACCGGATCCAGCCGCGACGGCGCAGCCACCAGTCGCGTACCACGAGTGCCACGATGATGGCCGCGAAAGCGATCAGCGTCCAATCCTCGACGTGGCCGACGTGGTTGCCGCGCATCATGATCAGCAGGAAGGCCGCCGACAACAGGCCGCCGATGTGGATGACCTTGATGTTCTCCTTGGACCAACCCCAGGCAGCGGACGGCACGTCCTCGACGTCGACGCCGTTGTTGCGGTCCACCTCGGTGCTTGCCACGGGTTGCTCCTCGTAATCAGGCTGGCTTCGGGCTGCCCACATTCTGACATACGACATTGCGTCGTATGCAGCCGTCTCGGGTCAGGCGAGCCGGCCGTACCGGCGCAGCGCTTCGAGCCGTTCGGTCGCATGGTCGACGATGGGTTCGGGGTAGTGCTCGGGACGCGGCAGGCCCGGATCGTGCACGTCGTCGACATCGGCCAGCTCCGGAACCCACCGCCGCACGTAGTCGCCCTCCGGATCGAATTTCGCGCCCTGCAGCGTCGGATTGAACACGCGAAAGTACGGCGCGGCGTCTGTGCCGCAGCCTGCCGCCCACTGCCAACCGTGCTGGTTGTTGGCCACGTCTGCGTCCACCAGCTGGTCCAGGAACCAGCGCGCGCCCCACTGCCAGGGCAGGTGCAGATCCTTCACCAGAAACGACGCCGCGATCATCCGCACCCTGTTGTGCATGAATCCGGTCTGGGCGAGCTGGCGCATGCCCGCGTCCACGATCGGGAACCCGGTCCGGCCCGCCTTCCAGGCGTCGAACAACGTGCGTGCCTCGGCGTCGTCGTCGACTTCGATGGCGTCGAAGTCGCGGTTCCAGTTGTGCCAGGCGCTGTCCGGCCAGTGCTGCAGCACCGCGGCATAGAAGTCGCGGAAGGCGAGCTGCCGTAGATACGCGTCGGCCCCGGCACCTCCCTGTAGGTCGAGCACCATGGTCCGGGGGTGGATGGCACCGAACTTCAGGTGTGCGGACATGTGGCTGGTGGTGTCCCGGTCGGGCCGGTCGCGGTCGTCGGCGTACGCGGGCAGCGATGTCTCGACGAAACGCCGCCACTGTGCGTGTGCCGCCTGTTCTCCGGCGGCGATGCCGACATCCGGAGCGTGCGGTATTTCGATGTGGCCGAGGGACTTCGACGGCGCGATCCACGAGGCCGACCGGGCGCTGGTGCCTGCGGGCGCGCGCCAGCCGTGTTGGCACCAGGCCCGGAAATAGGGCGTGAAGACCTGGTACGGCGTGCCGTCGTTCTTGGTGACCCGGCCCGGTGACACCAGATACGGAGATCCCGTGGCGCACAAAGGCACGCCGCCGAGCGCGGCCCGCACGGCGTCGTCGCGTCGGCGCCCGAACGGCGTGTGGTCGTGCGAGACGTGCACCGACGCCGCGCCGACGGCTTCGGCCACGGCGGGTATCTGCTGCTCGGGCCTTCCCTCGACCACCAGCAGGTTGCCGCCGAGGTTGTCCCGCAAGGTGTGCAACGCCCGGTGGAGGTAGTGCAACCGGCGGGCGCCCGACGCGGCGAGCCGCGGATCGAGCACGTAGCAGGCCAGCACGTCGCCGTCGTGCTGCGCGGCGTCCAGCAGGGCGGGGTGGTCCGCCAATCGCAGATCTCGCCGAAACCACAGCACCGTGGGCATGCCGGCCATGTTACTGCCGCGCATCAAACTGACGCTTGCGATGACGTCATAATGATGTCATCATGACACCATGGACTTGCAGCCGTATGTAGACGCCGTCCGCCACGAACTCGGAGTGGCCGCCGCCGCGGGCGGCGCCGAGGCGGAGGCGCTGGCCCAGCGGCTCACCGCGCCGCTGGAATCGGCTTTGCGCCTGACGCTGCTGGAAGCCCTGTCGGAGGCGGCCGAGCAGATCACTCGGGACATCGCCCCCGGATCCGTCCACGTCCGTCTCAACGGCCGCGACCCCGAGTTCACGGTCGAACCCGCCGAGGCCGATGTGCCCGTGGCGCCGGTTGTGGATCCGGTGGAGGACGACGGTGGCGGCACCTGGCGTGTATCGCTACGGCTCCCCGAGAGCCTGCGCCCTGGTGTCGAAGGGGCGGCGCGCCGCGAGGGCGTGTCCGTGAACGCCTGGCTCGTGCGCGCGGCCGCCGCGGCGCTCGGCGGCGCCGGGCGCCAAAGCCGTACCGGTGACAAGACCTTCAGCGGCTGGGTCCGCTGAACCGAACGACAGGAGATGATCGATGACCACATTTCACACACCCGAACCCATTACGGCCGTCGTCGAGGTCGTGGCCGGCGCGGTGCGCCTGACCGCCACCGACCGTGACGACACGGTCGTCGACGTCAGGCCGCGCGACCCCGAGCGCGCCTCCGACGTACGCGCGGCCGAGCAGACCCGCGTCGACTACCACAACGGCACCCTCGTCGTGACCGCAGGCAGGAAGGTTCTGTCGTTGGGCCGCGGGGGAGCGGTACGCGTCGACATCGCCCTGCCGACGGGTTCGCGGCTCGATCTCTCGTCGGCATCGGCCGACGTCGACGCCGACGGTGTCTACTCGGATTGCCGCTTCGCGTCGGCA
Proteins encoded:
- a CDS encoding MinD/ParA family ATP-binding protein — its product is MSADNDRLTYARDPKHAKDPDYGELDVLLSGSVPAMSNGQSRHGNAPPAVLPSRFPRPAPPAGEAEITAKIPPVPADPPRPPVGVPAENWILQTPVPPHGAPVAVPRAIDNFAHVGVRSAVKMHSRRGWRRLLYRTTRINVGLSRDELYELDLFARVRRNARESYQIGVFGLKGGVGKTAVTVALGSVLSQVRGDRILAIDADPAGGNLADRVGRQSAATVADLLAAKDLSRYTDVRAFTSMNESKLEVLAGAEYSSSPRAFDDTDWIASTGIVSQHYNVVLADCAADMFTPAARGVLETVCSGVIVANATIDGARQAAVTLDWLRQNGRHDLLSRSCVVVNHVGSAKPNVDIGDLVHQFQKHVAPGRVFVLPWDKHIAAGTDIHLDLLRPKFRRRVLELAAALSEDFETPLVN
- a CDS encoding aldose epimerase family protein yields the protein MGIVTTSSETAFSQSAETVYDFVTNPANWTKTYPGSGRVGDLPGRLPLQVGDTWTEAGPDGSHVYTWQLAIATRPRVWVFSSVGNLGHDADGNGGLPGRITVEYRFTRPGAEVTLFRRTMTIEAYRDAPLPDALFRVVNPANIDKYHAAVARELEHVSVS
- a CDS encoding DUF427 domain-containing protein translates to MTLVAGSGPLGPRPAGWFTPPIDGVVVYVEPHPRRIEAFVGNTRKLDTERALLVHRPGHPLSYAFPRDEVDGLPCEPVSEAEGYVSVPWDAVDAWVEEGRRLVHYPPNPYHRVDCRPTRRGLRVWVADTVLADTDDTVIVFETALEPRLYVEPTAVRTDLLRRSATTTYCNYKGTATYWSAVIGDTVVEDIAWSYPEPPPESLPIKGFLSFDATRVHVHAELPGSCDDQKGDHHWAS
- a CDS encoding DUF2631 domain-containing protein: MASTEVDRNNGVDVEDVPSAAWGWSKENIKVIHIGGLLSAAFLLIMMRGNHVGHVEDWTLIAFAAIIVALVVRDWWLRRRGWIR
- a CDS encoding cryptochrome/photolyase family protein; the protein is MPTVLWFRRDLRLADHPALLDAAQHDGDVLACYVLDPRLAASGARRLHYLHRALHTLRDNLGGNLLVVEGRPEQQIPAVAEAVGAASVHVSHDHTPFGRRRDDAVRAALGGVPLCATGSPYLVSPGRVTKNDGTPYQVFTPYFRAWCQHGWRAPAGTSARSASWIAPSKSLGHIEIPHAPDVGIAAGEQAAHAQWRRFVETSLPAYADDRDRPDRDTTSHMSAHLKFGAIHPRTMVLDLQGGAGADAYLRQLAFRDFYAAVLQHWPDSAWHNWNRDFDAIEVDDDAEARTLFDAWKAGRTGFPIVDAGMRQLAQTGFMHNRVRMIAASFLVKDLHLPWQWGARWFLDQLVDADVANNQHGWQWAAGCGTDAAPYFRVFNPTLQGAKFDPEGDYVRRWVPELADVDDVHDPGLPRPEHYPEPIVDHATERLEALRRYGRLA